The proteins below come from a single Pleuronectes platessa chromosome 1, fPlePla1.1, whole genome shotgun sequence genomic window:
- the nucb2a gene encoding nucleobindin-2a, translated as MRPTLPLAQLAQPAVSELAADGTQAEQMASRIHNKMCWVLLSSWALLLLQLLGSEAVPISMDKTKVKEPEPKLEEPPASVDTGLHYDRYLREVIDFLEKDQHFRDKLHNTDMEDIKAGKLAKELDFVSHHVRTKLDELKRQEVNRLRTLIKAKQDIEGGNDIAVDHQALLKQFEYLNHMNPHTFEVDDLDRLIKSATNDLENFDKDRHEEFKQYEMMKEHDRREHLKTLDEEERVKEEEHYEEMKKKHADHPKVNHPGSQNQLKEVWEDADGLDPEDFDPKTFFKLHDSNGDGFFDEQELEALFTKELEKIYDPTNEEDDMLEMEEERLRMREHVMNEVDSDKDRLVSLEEFLVATKKKEFLEPDSWETLEQNQAYTDEEMREFEDHLAQQEQDLNLKAVDLRKQREELEQQQEQLNAQKIELQQAVEHMERLKSQKVEPPQEVHIEGNALPEIYPVDNQLHPELDAQPQEHQPAAQDAAQELHAQQIQDLAQHGLPHTRQDLPPGHQEAAQSQHNLP; from the exons ATGCGGCCGACACTTCCGCTCGCACAGCTAGCACAGCCGGCAGTGAGCGAGCTAGCTGCCGACGGGACTCAAGCGGAACAGATGGCGTCCAGGATTCATAACAAA ATGTGTTGGGTCCTTCTCAGCAGCtgggctctgctgctgctccagctcctgggCTCGGAGGCTGTGCCCATCAGCATGGATAAGACCAAAGTGAAAGAGCCAGAGCCCAAACTTGAGGAGCCTCCAGCCAGTGTG GACACTGGACTTCACTATGACCGCTACCTCAGGGAAGTCATTGATTTTCTCGAGAAAGATCAGCACTTCAGAGATAAGCTCCACAATACAGACATGGAAGACATCAAG GCAGGAAAGCTTGCTAAAGAGCTGGACTTTGTCAGCCATCATGTCCGAACAAAACTAGATGAACTGAAGAGGCAGGAGGTAAACCGACTGCGAACCCTGATCAAGGCCAAACAGGACATAGAAGGAGGGAATG ACATCGCAGTGGATCACCAGGCTCTGCTGAAACAGTTTGAGTACTTGAACCACATGAACCCACATACTTTTGAAGTGGATGACTTAGATCGACTCATCAAATCG GCAACCAACGATCTGGAGAACTTCGACAAAGACAGACACGAGGAGTTCAAGCAGtatgagatgatgaaagagcaCGACAGACGGGAACACCTGAAAACACTGGACGAGGAAGAAAGagtgaaagaggaggagcactatgaggagatgaagaagaagcacGCAGACCACCCTAAAGTCAACCACCCG GGCAGCCAGAATCAACTGAAGGAGGTGTGGGAGGACGCTGACGGCTTGGACCCTGAAGATTTCGACCCTAAGACCTTTTTCAAACTGCATG ATTCCAATGGAGACGGCTTCTTTGACGAGCAGGAGCTGGAAGCGTTGTTCACCAAAGAG TTGGAAAAAATCTACGACCCCACCAACGAAGAAGACGACATgctggagatggaggaagagaggctGCGTATGAGGGAACATGTTATGAACGAG GTGGATTCTGACAAAGACAGGCTGGTCTCTTTAGAGGAGTTCCTGGTtgcaacaaagaaaaaggaattCTTGGAGCCCGATAGCTGGGAG ACCCTGGAGCAGAACCAGGCGTACACAGACGAAGAGATGAGGGAGTTTGAGGATCATCTTGCTCAGCAGGAGCAGGACCTGAACCTGAAGGCTGTCGACCTCcggaaacagagagaagagctgGAGCAACAACAGGAGCAGCTCAACGCACAGAAAATAGAGCTGCAGCAG GCAGTAGAGCACATGGAACGGTTGAAATCACAGAAAGTAGAACCCCCTCAAGAAGTTCATA TTGAAGGAAATGCCCTTCCAGAGATATATCCAGTGGACAATCAGTTGCATCCTGAACTGGATGCTCAACCACAAGAGCATCAGCCTGCAGCTCAAGATGCAGCTCAGGAACTCCACGCACAACAAATTCAAGACCTGGCTCAGCACGGCCTCCCCCACACTCGCCAGGATCTGCCGCCAGGCCACCAGGAAGCTGCACAAAGCCAACACAACCTGCCATAA